The following are from one region of the Nostoc cf. commune SO-36 genome:
- a CDS encoding PAS domain S-box protein has product MMELLNNFFSTNQFIPHGHCYLWKPGLVWLHLVSDVLTGFAYYSIPVMLIYFVRKRRDVPFDWIFLMFGTFIVACGTTHLMDVWTLWHPTYWLSGLLKAITAFISVLTAVELVPLMPKVLALPSPAELEAANCQLAREIAERIRTEEVLRESEQRWQLALRGNNDGIWDWNVKTNEVFFSLRWKEMLGYEDYEISNHLNEWMTRVHPNDLDWVRQVIQDHFAQKKPFYITEYRIKCKDGTYKWILDRGQALWNEDGNVVRMTGTHKDMTEHKQAEEALSSLLEQLESKVEERTEELTIINQSLQAEITERQRIEEALRESEQRFRAAFHQAAVGIAHVAIDGSWLLVNQKLCDILGYTPEEVQLLTFQDITHPDDINIDLQYVEKILADNIQTYSMEKRYFRKDNSIVWVNLTVSLMREPTGKPKYFISVVEDISERQAALCERKQWEEQIQASLLEKEVLLKEIYHRVKNNLQVISSLLNLQSAYIKDKDDLVIFQQSQQRIASIALVHEKLYQSQDLARIDFGEYIQDLVASLFAAYEVNEDAIALRINIEEQVFLGLDTAIPCSLIIHELVSNSLKYAFTRDNNGTISIKIEKIINNNLTLIVSDNGIGLPANFDFKKLASLGWELVDALTHQLAGNINIIGATGVECQITFPLT; this is encoded by the coding sequence ATGATGGAACTTTTAAATAATTTTTTCTCTACTAACCAGTTTATCCCCCACGGACATTGCTATCTCTGGAAACCAGGATTAGTTTGGTTGCATTTGGTTTCAGATGTATTAACTGGATTTGCTTATTATTCAATTCCAGTGATGTTGATTTATTTTGTCCGTAAACGACGAGATGTACCTTTCGACTGGATATTTCTCATGTTTGGCACATTCATCGTTGCTTGTGGCACTACCCATTTGATGGATGTTTGGACGCTTTGGCATCCTACCTATTGGCTATCAGGGTTACTCAAAGCTATCACCGCTTTTATCTCCGTATTGACGGCTGTAGAGCTTGTGCCATTAATGCCAAAAGTGCTGGCTCTACCGAGTCCTGCTGAACTAGAGGCTGCAAACTGCCAACTAGCCAGGGAAATTGCTGAACGCATACGGACTGAGGAGGTTTTGAGAGAAAGTGAACAACGCTGGCAATTAGCTTTGCGCGGCAATAATGATGGGATTTGGGACTGGAATGTTAAAACCAATGAAGTTTTCTTCTCACTTCGCTGGAAGGAAATGCTCGGTTACGAAGACTACGAAATTTCTAACCATTTAAATGAATGGATGACAAGAGTGCATCCGAATGATCTTGATTGGGTGAGACAAGTAATTCAAGATCACTTTGCTCAGAAAAAACCATTTTATATTACCGAGTATCGAATTAAATGTAAAGACGGCACTTATAAATGGATTTTAGATCGAGGCCAAGCACTGTGGAATGAAGATGGTAACGTCGTGCGGATGACAGGTACACACAAAGATATGACTGAGCATAAACAAGCAGAGGAGGCACTAAGTAGCCTGCTGGAACAACTAGAAAGCAAGGTTGAAGAACGGACAGAAGAGTTAACAATAATTAATCAATCACTACAGGCAGAAATTACTGAGCGACAGCGAATAGAAGAAGCATTGCGAGAGAGCGAACAGCGATTTCGGGCTGCATTCCATCAAGCTGCTGTTGGCATTGCCCATGTAGCAATAGATGGAAGCTGGTTGTTAGTTAATCAAAAGCTTTGCGATATTCTTGGTTACACACCTGAAGAAGTACAGTTGCTAACTTTTCAAGATATTACTCATCCTGATGATATTAACATCGACCTACAATATGTTGAGAAAATTTTAGCAGATAATATTCAAACTTACTCAATGGAAAAGCGTTATTTCCGCAAAGATAATTCTATCGTTTGGGTTAATCTCACCGTGTCTTTAATGCGCGAACCTACTGGGAAGCCAAAGTATTTTATTTCTGTAGTCGAAGATATTAGCGAACGGCAAGCCGCGCTGTGCGAACGCAAGCAGTGGGAGGAGCAAATTCAAGCATCACTTTTAGAAAAAGAGGTGTTATTAAAAGAAATTTACCATCGGGTCAAAAATAATTTACAGGTTATTTCCAGTTTGCTAAACTTGCAATCTGCCTATATTAAAGATAAAGACGATTTGGTAATATTCCAACAAAGCCAGCAACGGATTGCATCAATAGCTCTAGTTCACGAAAAATTGTATCAGTCTCAAGACTTGGCAAGAATTGATTTTGGTGAATATATTCAAGATTTGGTCGCAAGTTTATTTGCTGCTTATGAAGTGAATGAAGATGCGATCGCTCTAAGAATAAATATCGAGGAGCAAGTTTTTCTAGGTTTGGATACAGCAATTCCTTGTAGCTTAATCATCCATGAGCTTGTGTCTAATTCTTTAAAATATGCATTTACCAGAGATAATAATGGTACGATTAGTATCAAAATTGAAAAAATAATTAATAATAATTTAACATTGATAGTTAGTGATAACGGTATTGGCTTACCAGCAAACTTTGATTTTAAAAAACTAGCATCATTAGGCTGGGAGCTAGTAGATGCTTTAACCCATCAGCTAGCAGGAAATATCAATATTATAGGCGCTACTGGGGTAGAGTGTCAGATAACATTTCCTTTAACATAA
- a CDS encoding hybrid sensor histidine kinase/response regulator has translation MTNAKILVVEDEAIVAKDLQYRLRKFGYRVPAIASSGEEAINIAIEISPDLVLMDIKLKGSMDGIEAAQEIYKHLDIPVIYLTAYADENTLERAKITEPFGYLIKPFKERELQTNIEITLTKHGLERELKVNKKWLDALLRSIGDGVIASDLQDLITFMNPVAEKLTGWKQQEACGRNSSEVFNIANAKTHNPIGSPIIKVLQDGSIVNLPAETVLITKDGAEIPIDDSAAPIKDDKDNITGAVLVFRDTTERKRAIEARQKQIEQEQLVVQLEEINQLKNDFLNLVSHELRSPLSNMKMMIQIIQASLGTEEAQRYLELMESECDRELGLINNLLDLQRLESSSYPIVPDALLLQQWLSWVIEPFQIRVQEHQQTLQLNLPANLPPLLSDSIILERILVELLNNACKYTPAGGEIILSVSHNSLEAPAKTIITISNSAEIPVTDLPRIFEKFYRIPNADIWNQGGSGLGLPIVQKLVEQLQANIQVESSNGWTKFTFTLTDL, from the coding sequence ATGACAAACGCGAAAATTTTAGTTGTGGAAGACGAAGCTATTGTTGCCAAAGATTTACAATATCGACTTAGAAAATTTGGTTATAGAGTACCTGCTATCGCTTCTTCAGGAGAAGAAGCGATTAACATAGCAATAGAAATATCCCCAGATTTAGTGCTAATGGATATTAAGCTCAAAGGCTCAATGGATGGGATAGAAGCTGCTCAGGAAATCTATAAACATTTGGATATTCCAGTAATTTATTTGACTGCTTATGCCGACGAGAACACATTAGAACGAGCCAAGATAACTGAGCCGTTTGGCTACCTAATCAAACCTTTTAAAGAAAGAGAACTACAAACAAATATTGAAATAACTTTGACTAAACATGGTTTAGAAAGGGAATTAAAAGTTAATAAAAAATGGCTGGATGCACTTTTGAGAAGTATTGGCGATGGTGTGATTGCTAGTGATTTACAAGATTTGATAACTTTTATGAATCCGGTTGCTGAAAAGTTGACTGGATGGAAACAGCAAGAAGCTTGTGGCAGAAATTCATCAGAAGTATTTAATATTGCCAATGCCAAGACTCATAATCCTATTGGAAGTCCGATTATAAAAGTTCTTCAAGATGGTAGTATCGTTAATCTCCCCGCAGAAACTGTTTTGATTACTAAAGACGGCGCAGAAATACCAATTGATGACAGCGCTGCACCAATTAAAGATGACAAAGATAATATTACAGGCGCTGTACTAGTGTTTCGAGATACTACCGAGCGCAAACGAGCAATTGAGGCGCGTCAAAAGCAAATTGAGCAAGAGCAACTTGTGGTGCAATTGGAGGAGATAAATCAACTCAAAAATGACTTCTTGAATTTAGTTTCTCACGAACTGAGATCGCCTCTGAGTAATATGAAGATGATGATTCAAATAATACAAGCATCTCTGGGTACTGAGGAAGCTCAACGCTATCTAGAATTGATGGAAAGTGAGTGCGATCGCGAGCTAGGATTAATAAATAATTTACTAGATTTACAACGGCTAGAAAGCTCATCCTATCCGATTGTACCTGATGCATTGCTCTTACAACAGTGGTTAAGTTGGGTTATTGAGCCGTTTCAAATCCGTGTTCAAGAACATCAGCAAACTCTACAGCTGAATCTCCCTGCAAATCTTCCACCACTGCTCTCAGATAGTATTATTTTAGAACGAATTTTGGTAGAATTGCTTAATAACGCCTGTAAATACACACCTGCGGGTGGTGAAATTATCTTAAGTGTAAGTCACAATTCCTTAGAAGCGCCTGCAAAAACTATTATTACTATCAGTAATTCAGCAGAAATTCCGGTGACAGACTTACCACGAATCTTTGAGAAATTTTATCGCATCCCCAATGCAGACATCTGGAATCAAGGTGGTTCGGGATTAGGTTTACCTATAGTACAGAAATTAGTTGAACAACTGCAAGCAAACATTCAAGTAGAAAGTAGCAATGGATGGACAAAATTCACTTTTACATTAACTGATTTATAG
- a CDS encoding scytonemin biosynthesis sensor histidine kinase: MSSQSSVTFKSRYRTKGGRIFLVEISMNYVKYKEIEFGCAFAREKTDEIVELSVQKWTDELRDAKDNLQQEFSQLKAKEVELETSLSLLRSTLESTGIGIVAVNFEGDILSLNQKFVDMWQIPESLILSKKCPRCKAFFENQLKDPDAFNRLIWEVSSQSDFESYDILELQDGRVFAHYSKPQWLKGKIIGRVWSIWDITQSKQTEEALRLNATRFRTLAETTDTSTFLIQGTRLCYINPAVEKLTGYTKEELLTGFDLRRLIKSKKRRQIRQQEEAANFEYQEMSILTKNGTERWLACSVAKLDEGLDFGGNPVEMIAGIDITDYKYAELGLNQALEQAKQLSELRARFLSMVCHQFRTPLNIVSFSNSLLKEEVDKRTQKKIQPLLDHIQKATEQLSLMLDDILFFSKAEAAKLNFEPKPLELVQFCHDLVAQMQMSGSQKPINFVTQDKSITACIDKKLLEPILKNLLDNARKYSPSEIAIELKLYCQNDKLTFQVKDMGIGIPLADQQRIFEPFYRGTNIDHIPGTGLGLSILKTLVDLHHGQVFVESKLGVSSTFTVILPLIKSE, encoded by the coding sequence ATTAGCTCACAGAGTTCCGTTACCTTTAAATCTCGCTACCGGACAAAAGGAGGTCGGATATTTTTAGTAGAAATATCCATGAACTATGTCAAATACAAAGAGATAGAATTTGGCTGTGCCTTTGCGCGTGAGAAGACTGATGAAATAGTAGAACTAAGCGTGCAAAAGTGGACTGATGAATTAAGGGATGCCAAAGATAATTTGCAACAGGAATTTTCTCAACTCAAGGCCAAAGAAGTAGAACTAGAAACATCTCTTTCTTTGCTTCGTTCTACTCTCGAATCTACTGGCATTGGTATTGTTGCAGTTAACTTTGAGGGAGATATTCTGAGCTTGAATCAGAAATTTGTTGATATGTGGCAGATCCCGGAGTCCTTAATATTATCCAAGAAATGTCCTCGATGCAAAGCCTTTTTTGAGAATCAACTCAAAGATCCAGATGCCTTTAATCGCCTGATTTGGGAAGTATCGAGCCAATCTGATTTCGAGAGCTATGATATTTTGGAGTTGCAAGATGGGAGAGTTTTTGCACACTACTCTAAACCTCAGTGGCTCAAAGGCAAAATTATTGGTAGAGTGTGGAGTATTTGGGATATTACTCAATCCAAACAGACTGAAGAAGCATTACGATTGAACGCAACTAGATTTCGAACTTTAGCAGAAACTACAGATACCAGCACTTTTCTGATTCAAGGCACGCGACTTTGCTACATAAATCCAGCAGTAGAGAAACTCACTGGCTACACAAAAGAGGAACTGCTAACGGGTTTTGATCTTCGCCGACTGATTAAAAGCAAAAAACGCAGGCAGATACGTCAGCAAGAAGAAGCAGCTAACTTTGAATACCAGGAGATGAGTATTTTAACAAAAAATGGCACAGAGCGCTGGCTAGCCTGTTCAGTTGCCAAGCTTGATGAAGGGTTGGATTTTGGGGGAAACCCAGTAGAAATGATTGCAGGTATCGATATTACCGATTATAAATATGCAGAATTAGGTCTTAACCAAGCTCTAGAACAAGCCAAACAACTTAGCGAACTGAGAGCGCGTTTTCTTTCTATGGTTTGCCATCAATTCCGAACTCCGCTAAATATTGTTTCATTTTCTAATAGTTTACTTAAGGAAGAGGTAGACAAACGTACACAGAAAAAAATACAACCATTACTCGATCACATTCAAAAAGCCACCGAACAACTGAGCCTGATGTTGGATGATATTTTGTTCTTCTCTAAGGCAGAAGCAGCAAAATTAAACTTTGAACCGAAACCGCTTGAATTAGTTCAGTTTTGTCATGATTTAGTTGCCCAAATGCAGATGAGCGGTAGCCAAAAACCAATCAATTTTGTAACTCAAGATAAGTCTATAACAGCCTGTATAGATAAAAAACTGTTAGAGCCTATATTGAAGAATTTGCTGGATAATGCAAGAAAGTATTCTCCCTCAGAAATTGCAATTGAGTTGAAATTATATTGCCAAAATGACAAGTTAACTTTCCAGGTGAAAGACATGGGAATCGGCATTCCATTAGCAGATCAACAACGAATATTTGAGCCATTTTACCGTGGAACTAATATTGATCATATACCTGGTACTGGGCTAGGATTATCGATTCTTAAAACCCTTGTAGATTTACATCACGGTCAAGTTTTTGTAGAAAGTAAACTTGGTGTAAGCAGTACGTTTACGGTAATCCTGCCATTAATAAAATCAGAGTAA
- a CDS encoding PAS domain S-box protein codes for MNMNSGEPTLTRSNNQRVIEPEVEMNFAHFLINHAVDAAFCLGASAQFLYVNDAACLMTGYSREELLSMRLHDIECRLFST; via the coding sequence ATGAATATGAATTCTGGCGAACCTACATTGACTAGATCAAACAATCAAAGGGTAATAGAACCAGAAGTAGAGATGAACTTTGCTCACTTCCTGATTAATCACGCTGTAGATGCTGCCTTCTGTTTAGGAGCAAGCGCGCAATTTCTTTACGTCAACGATGCGGCTTGCCTAATGACTGGGTATTCCCGTGAGGAATTACTTTCCATGAGGTTGCATGATATAGAATGTAGACTTTTCTCTACGTAA
- the scyA gene encoding scytonemin biosynthesis protein ScyA (ScyA, a thiamin diphosphate-dependent enzyme, performs an acyloin condensation during scytonemin biosythesis. It joins a molecule of indole-3-pyruvate to one of para-hydroxyphenylpyruvic acid.), with amino-acid sequence MLVNLGVSYAFGVAGGAMASLWGALSNSNIEVLNFRHEAGAAFAATEAYFANNRPTVVFTTAGPGITNALTGLFAARGEGAKVILLSACTSAPQRGRWAIQETSTYTLPTGGIFTSGALFNYAITIESAAELPQIFRKLALAMAQPGGFVAHLSIPTAVQTSLFENISLPELDVTPFPMTASKEAIAKSVELLSSGPFAIWVGFGARDAAEEILELAERTGAAVMCSPRGKGIFPEDHPQFVGVTGLGGHASVLTYMEQQPPRRTLVLGTRLGEPTSFWSSALVPKEGFVHVDIDPEVPGVAYPHVETFGVRSDIKAFVEELLQQLPDAPHSTTLSLPRPERKAIEPAPDVDYPVRPEVLMAAIQKIIVEDTDAVVMAECGNSFTWSTHLLQFSEANRYRVSTGVGAMGHAVTGVLGAALANNSKAVGIVGDGAMLMNNEISTAVKYRIPAIWIVLNDARYNMCHQGMKILGLKGADATLPPTNFAMIARGMGAEAIVVLRESDIEAALEQAIASNVPFLIDVVIDADRPAPSGARNKSLAAQGVKSSSAKNPAKQVSFPMI; translated from the coding sequence ATGTTGGTAAATTTGGGAGTAAGCTACGCCTTTGGTGTCGCCGGTGGTGCAATGGCGAGCCTTTGGGGTGCGCTATCCAATAGCAATATAGAAGTCTTGAACTTCCGGCATGAAGCAGGAGCTGCATTTGCCGCGACCGAAGCTTACTTTGCTAACAATCGTCCCACTGTAGTTTTTACCACAGCAGGGCCGGGGATCACCAACGCCCTCACCGGATTATTTGCAGCTCGTGGCGAAGGTGCAAAGGTAATTTTGCTATCGGCTTGCACCTCTGCACCGCAACGTGGACGTTGGGCAATTCAAGAAACCAGCACTTATACATTGCCAACTGGAGGGATTTTTACTTCAGGAGCGCTATTTAACTATGCAATCACTATTGAATCTGCGGCTGAACTACCGCAGATTTTCCGCAAACTTGCTTTAGCTATGGCGCAACCAGGCGGATTTGTCGCCCATTTGAGCATTCCCACCGCAGTGCAGACAAGTTTATTTGAGAATATATCCTTGCCTGAACTAGATGTTACTCCGTTTCCGATGACGGCTTCAAAAGAAGCGATCGCTAAATCTGTAGAGTTATTATCATCTGGCCCTTTTGCCATCTGGGTTGGTTTCGGTGCGCGTGACGCAGCAGAGGAAATCCTTGAACTCGCTGAAAGAACTGGAGCAGCCGTCATGTGTTCACCCCGTGGTAAAGGTATCTTCCCCGAAGATCATCCCCAGTTTGTGGGTGTCACAGGTTTAGGCGGTCATGCTTCCGTCTTAACTTATATGGAACAGCAACCTCCACGACGCACACTCGTATTAGGAACCCGCCTTGGTGAACCGACTTCCTTCTGGAGTTCGGCGCTAGTTCCCAAAGAAGGTTTTGTCCATGTAGATATTGATCCCGAAGTGCCAGGTGTAGCCTATCCCCACGTTGAAACTTTCGGAGTTCGGTCTGATATCAAAGCTTTTGTGGAAGAGTTATTGCAGCAATTACCAGATGCTCCTCATTCCACAACTTTGTCGCTACCTCGTCCAGAACGCAAAGCAATTGAACCTGCACCAGATGTAGATTATCCAGTGCGGCCAGAAGTATTGATGGCAGCAATTCAAAAGATCATTGTTGAAGATACCGATGCCGTAGTGATGGCGGAGTGCGGTAACTCGTTTACTTGGTCAACTCATCTACTCCAATTTTCCGAAGCTAATCGTTACCGAGTCAGCACCGGAGTTGGCGCAATGGGTCATGCCGTCACCGGAGTATTGGGTGCAGCGCTGGCGAACAATAGCAAAGCTGTAGGAATTGTTGGCGATGGAGCCATGCTGATGAATAACGAAATCAGCACGGCCGTGAAATACAGAATTCCCGCTATTTGGATTGTACTTAACGATGCGCGTTACAACATGTGCCATCAAGGGATGAAAATTTTGGGATTAAAGGGTGCAGATGCAACACTCCCACCCACAAACTTCGCCATGATTGCTCGTGGTATGGGAGCAGAAGCGATCGTAGTCCTCAGAGAGTCAGATATCGAAGCAGCATTAGAACAAGCGATCGCATCAAATGTTCCCTTTCTGATCGATGTAGTGATTGACGCTGATCGACCAGCACCATCTGGCGCACGTAATAAAAGTTTAGCAGCACAAGGAGTTAAATCAAGTTCGGCTAAAAATCCAGCCAAGCAAGTTTCATTTCCAATGATTTAA
- a CDS encoding AAA family ATPase, with translation MDFDYFRSNEGTPTNNSRQSLLASGWRPFNRELDWGFLWQILYSDSRELTQKSLNLASNVADILGRNNYAWWANLLSVVSENTRYEVEKFWNYITPDPQSPDHRYKDVLSTETPIVQFVSRSSIPIDYVLNRLQEITVLRVLGVLGNPDIITQYHSERDFYFPIDRFISWERLDVINTVYAYWAKDDVWLQIDPYDRGRRQYTLMAKNLAPLINKATYDLAVMLSGYQSRVGKVHSQFNIRTFPADIQNFTDSVQQAILNQNQLAVVVHGQPGTGKTVWTQAVAKEILVPLGYVIFILDHDAIANFVPPTYIERICIVINEADNLAQNRASEVAQYNNKTEHILSLLDGTLYQSVIDDSGIQMQQRLVVLMTCNTTERLDPAMLRKGRVDLIYEFTQLFI, from the coding sequence ATGGATTTTGACTATTTTAGAAGTAATGAAGGTACTCCGACAAATAATAGCCGACAAAGCTTGCTTGCTAGCGGTTGGCGACCGTTTAACCGAGAATTAGACTGGGGGTTTTTGTGGCAAATATTGTACAGTGACTCCCGCGAATTAACTCAAAAAAGTTTGAATTTAGCGAGTAATGTTGCTGATATTTTGGGACGGAATAATTATGCTTGGTGGGCTAATTTATTAAGTGTTGTATCTGAAAATACCCGCTACGAAGTTGAAAAGTTTTGGAATTACATCACGCCAGATCCTCAATCACCAGATCATCGCTACAAAGATGTTTTGAGTACGGAAACGCCCATCGTCCAATTTGTCAGTCGTAGTAGCATTCCCATTGATTATGTTCTTAATCGACTGCAAGAAATTACTGTATTGCGAGTTTTAGGTGTATTGGGTAATCCTGATATTATTACCCAGTATCACTCAGAAAGAGACTTTTATTTTCCTATAGATAGATTTATTAGCTGGGAACGCTTAGACGTTATTAATACTGTTTATGCTTACTGGGCGAAGGATGACGTTTGGTTGCAAATTGATCCTTACGATCGCGGGCGACGACAATATACTTTAATGGCGAAAAATCTCGCGCCACTAATTAACAAAGCAACTTACGACTTAGCAGTGATGCTGAGTGGATATCAAAGTCGTGTTGGCAAGGTGCATAGTCAATTTAACATTCGGACATTTCCCGCAGATATACAAAACTTTACTGATTCTGTACAGCAAGCGATTCTTAATCAAAACCAGTTAGCAGTTGTTGTGCATGGGCAACCAGGTACTGGTAAAACAGTCTGGACACAGGCAGTAGCAAAAGAAATTCTTGTACCTTTAGGGTATGTCATTTTTATTTTAGATCATGATGCGATCGCTAACTTTGTTCCACCGACTTACATAGAGCGTATTTGTATAGTTATTAACGAGGCTGATAATTTAGCGCAAAATCGTGCTTCTGAGGTAGCGCAATACAATAACAAAACCGAACACATTCTCAGTTTGCTGGATGGCACTTTGTATCAGAGTGTAATTGATGACTCTGGTATTCAGATGCAGCAAAGGTTAGTTGTCTTGATGACTTGCAACACCACTGAAAGATTAGATCCAGCCATGTTACGTAAAGGTAGGGTGGATTTAATATATGAGTTTACGCAACTATTTATATGA
- a CDS encoding response regulator transcription factor yields MMSESPNKILVIEDDNVTRDLYLKGLKAKGFDTIGANNGLAGIQKAQEYTPNLVICDIMMPDMDGYSVLARLRQDPATAIIPFIFLTGSSSKADVRKAMELGADDYLTKPSTLDELLRAIAIRLQKQATLQHLCSMQFEKASKSAFADHNTTAIARGVAVVSDQEALNREPPDRDARIPSKSIFPSIPQLKEVFDFIEAHYHRGITLCDVAVAVGYSPAYLTNRVARQTGETVNCWIVKRRMAGARFLLQNNNQTVEKIAKELGYQDVSHFSRQFRQHHGLPPRLGAKNISSYRKDRCNFAESKFTAIFI; encoded by the coding sequence ATGATGTCTGAATCGCCAAATAAAATTCTCGTCATTGAAGATGATAACGTTACCCGCGATCTTTATTTAAAAGGTCTTAAGGCTAAAGGTTTTGATACAATAGGTGCTAACAATGGTCTTGCAGGCATCCAGAAAGCACAAGAGTATACACCCAACTTAGTGATTTGCGATATCATGATGCCCGATATGGATGGTTATAGCGTTTTAGCAAGGCTACGCCAAGATCCTGCTACAGCAATTATTCCCTTCATTTTTCTGACTGGTAGTAGTAGCAAAGCAGATGTTCGTAAAGCTATGGAATTAGGAGCAGATGACTATCTTACTAAACCTTCTACACTAGACGAATTACTCAGAGCGATCGCAATTCGCTTACAAAAGCAAGCGACTCTCCAACACTTATGTTCTATGCAATTCGAGAAAGCTTCAAAATCAGCCTTTGCAGATCATAATACTACAGCGATCGCTAGAGGTGTTGCCGTAGTCTCTGATCAAGAAGCCCTTAACAGAGAACCCCCTGACAGAGATGCCAGGATTCCTTCTAAGTCAATCTTTCCGTCCATTCCCCAATTGAAAGAAGTTTTCGACTTTATCGAAGCCCATTATCATCGAGGAATTACTTTGTGTGATGTGGCTGTTGCCGTTGGTTACTCACCGGCTTACCTAACTAACCGAGTAGCAAGGCAGACAGGAGAGACTGTAAACTGCTGGATTGTCAAACGCCGGATGGCGGGAGCTCGTTTTTTACTGCAAAATAATAATCAGACAGTCGAAAAGATAGCGAAAGAATTAGGCTATCAAGATGTGTCTCATTTCTCCCGCCAGTTTCGCCAACATCACGGCTTGCCTCCCAGGCTTGGCGCAAAGAACATCAGCTCGTATCGCAAAGACAGGTGCAACTTTGCTGAAAGTAAATTTACAGCAATTTTTATTTAG